Part of the Chromatiaceae bacterium genome is shown below.
CGTCGGGCGCGACAAGGTGCGCGCACAGGTCACAGCGAATGTCGACTTCACGGTCACGGAGCAGACGCAAGAGCGTTACAACCCGGACCAGCCGGCGCTTCGCAGCGAGCAGGTCAACGAGGAATCGAGCCGCGGCGCGGGTGCCGGTGGCGTACCCGGTGCATTGTCCAATCAACCGCCGGCGGCGGGTGCGGCGCCCGAGACCGCAGCCGGCGCAGAGGGCGAGCAGACGGCTGCGGTGGTCAATGCGAGCACCCAGGCCACCCGCAACTACGAGCTCGACCGGGTGATCAGCCACACCCGTATGTCGCCGATCTCGCTGCGCCGCCTCTCGGTGGCCGTGGTCGTCGACGATATCGCGGTCGCGGCCGCCGACGGCACGGTCACGGTCCGTGAGCGCACACCGGAAGAGATCGAACGCCTGACCGAACTGGTTCGTGAGGCGATTGGCTTCGACGCCCGGCGCGGTGACAGCGTGCGGGTCATGAACAGCGCCTTCCTGGCACCCGAAGCGGTTGCGGAGATGCCTGAGATCCCGATCTGGGAACAGTCCTGGTTCGTCGACATCATCAAACAGGTCGGCGGCCTGCTGCTGGTCCTGGTGCTGATCTTCGTCGTCCTGCGGCCGACCATGAAACGCCTGACCGCGACCCATGTCGAGGTGCCGGGTGTCCAGGGTGCGCGCGTCGAAGGTCCGCTGGGGCAGGCCGAAGGGGGTGCCGTGGCAGAAGAGGACCTGATGCTCGGCAGCGACGGCGAACCGATCCGTCTGCCAGGCGGTGGACGCTACGAGAACATCATGGACGCGGCCCGCGAACTGGTCGACGAGGACCCGAAGCGTGTCGCGCAGCTGGTCAAGACCTGGATGAGCGAAGAAGCCGCCTGATATGGATGCGAACTCCGACGCACAAGTCGTCAAGAATCTGACCGGGCTGCAGCGCTCGGCCCTGCTGATGCTCGGTCTCGGCGAGAAGCACGCCGCCGAGATCCTGCGTCACATGGGACCCAAGGAAGTCCAGGAGATCGGACTGGCGATGGCCAGCCTGACGCACGTCACGAATTCGCAGATGGAACTGGTGATGCAGAATTTCGTCGAGGCGATCGGCGAACAGACCTCGCTCGGGATGGGTTCCGACGAGTACATACGCAATATGCTGACCTCCGCGCTCGGCGCCGACAAGGCCAGCGGCATCATCGACCGCATCCTGCTCGGGCGCAACAGCAAGGGCCTGGAGCAGCTCAAATGGATGGATCCCCGGGCGATCGCCGAACTGATCCGCCTCGAGCATCCGCAGATCATCTCGATCGTGATGTCGTTCCTCGACCCCGATCAGGCTGCCGGCGTGCTCAGCGAATTCCCCGAACGGGTGCGTACCGACGTGATCATGCGCGTCGCGGCGCTCGAGGGGATTCAGCCGGTTGCGTTGCAGGAACTCGACGAGATTCTGGAGAAACAGTTCTCGGGCGGCGCGAACGTGAAATCGTCGGCGCTCGGCGGTGTCAAGAAAGCGGCGGATATCCTGAACTTCGTCGACGGTGCAATCGAGAGCAAGGTGATCGAGCAGATCAGCGAGGCCGACGAGGAGCTGTCGCAACAGATCCAGGACAACATGTTCGTGTTCGAAAACCTGATCGACGTCGACGATCGCGGCATGCAGACGCTGTTGCGCGAGGTCTCATCCGACCAGTTGCTGCTGGCACTGCGCGGTGCGCCCGAGGCGCTGCGTGAAAAGATCTTCAAAAACATGTCGTCGCGCGCCGCCGAGATGCTCAAGGACGACCTCGAGGCCGCGGCGCCGGCCAAGATCAGCGACGTCGAGGCGGCGCAGAAGGAGATTCTCACCGTCGCGCGGCGGTTGTCCGATGCCGGCGAGATCAATCTCGGTGGCAGCGGTGGCGACGAGTTCATCTGATGTGGCGCTACCCCGATGAATGAGCGCAAGAAGGCCGGTGCCCAGGTCATCCGTTCCGGCGACATCGAGGTCACCCAGTGGTTGCCGCCTCATGTGCATCGCCAGGGCGAGACTCCGATCGATGAGGCCGGCGGACTGCTGACCGCCGGGCAGCTCGACCAGATTCAAAAGGCCGCGCACCAGGAAGGCTTCGAGCAGGGGCGCCGGGAAGGGCAGGAATACGGTCACCGCGAAGGTCTCGAGCAGGGCCGTGCCGACCTGCAGGCGCGAATCGCGCGACTGGATCAGCTGCTGCACAGTCTCGACAAGCCGTTCGAGGAGCTCGACCAGCAGGTCGAGGACGAGGTCGTGACCCTGGTCATCAACATGGTGCGCCAGCTGATCCGTCGCGAGGTCAAACTCGATCCGGGGCAGATCGTCGGTGTGGTGCGTGAGGCGCTGGGCATCCTGCCGGTCAGTGCGCGCAGTATCCGCGTCGCGTTGCATCCGGATGACGCGGTGCTGGTGCGCGAGGCGTACGCGCTCGGTGAACACGATCAGAAGTGGCAGATCGTCGAGGACCCGGTGATTCAACGCGGCGGCTGTCGTATCCACACC
Proteins encoded:
- the fliF gene encoding flagellar M-ring protein FliF; this encodes MAEAGSAKNLPMTGSAGGMTAIVANPWMRQLAVMVGIAASVALGVAVVLWSQDPSYAPLYGNLAEKDASQVMEALQQAGVDYRVDEATGMVMVPAAKLKEIRMQLAGQGLPNSVGMGFELLQQETGFGTSQIVEKARYQQAMQGELARTIATIGAVHSARVHLAIPKQSVFVRKRQPASASVTLRLHNGRVLEDGQVEAIVHLVASSVPELEPSRVIVVDQKGRLLSGDPGSQEMKLSATQFEHTRRIEQHYRERIEDLLAPIVGRDKVRAQVTANVDFTVTEQTQERYNPDQPALRSEQVNEESSRGAGAGGVPGALSNQPPAAGAAPETAAGAEGEQTAAVVNASTQATRNYELDRVISHTRMSPISLRRLSVAVVVDDIAVAAADGTVTVRERTPEEIERLTELVREAIGFDARRGDSVRVMNSAFLAPEAVAEMPEIPIWEQSWFVDIIKQVGGLLLVLVLIFVVLRPTMKRLTATHVEVPGVQGARVEGPLGQAEGGAVAEEDLMLGSDGEPIRLPGGGRYENIMDAARELVDEDPKRVAQLVKTWMSEEAA
- the fliG gene encoding flagellar motor switch protein FliG encodes the protein MDANSDAQVVKNLTGLQRSALLMLGLGEKHAAEILRHMGPKEVQEIGLAMASLTHVTNSQMELVMQNFVEAIGEQTSLGMGSDEYIRNMLTSALGADKASGIIDRILLGRNSKGLEQLKWMDPRAIAELIRLEHPQIISIVMSFLDPDQAAGVLSEFPERVRTDVIMRVAALEGIQPVALQELDEILEKQFSGGANVKSSALGGVKKAADILNFVDGAIESKVIEQISEADEELSQQIQDNMFVFENLIDVDDRGMQTLLREVSSDQLLLALRGAPEALREKIFKNMSSRAAEMLKDDLEAAAPAKISDVEAAQKEILTVARRLSDAGEINLGGSGGDEFI
- a CDS encoding flagellar assembly protein FliH, translated to MNERKKAGAQVIRSGDIEVTQWLPPHVHRQGETPIDEAGGLLTAGQLDQIQKAAHQEGFEQGRREGQEYGHREGLEQGRADLQARIARLDQLLHSLDKPFEELDQQVEDEVVTLVINMVRQLIRREVKLDPGQIVGVVREALGILPVSARSIRVALHPDDAVLVREAYALGEHDQKWQIVEDPVIQRGGCRIHTDTSQVDATLDSRLSSLIAPLLAGERVRDSEGGD